Part of the Paenibacillus aurantius genome, AGAATTTCAGCGGCTGGTTCGTTTTGTTATAGTGGGAGCCCCAGAACCGGAACGGGCCTGTGACGGTATCCCGGTAGAGCGTGGCATTGTACTGCCCCGTAATGACGCTTCCGTCCGCTCTAAGCGCCCCATCCTCGTTAATTGTCTCGGGGGCGTTGGAAACCAGCACCTCTCCCCCCGTCTTTTCAAAAGCCACACCAGGAGCATCAAACGGCAAGTAGGTTCTCGGAAAATTCAGCGGCACTTCTTCTCCCGGCGAGTAAGCCGAAGCCTGCAGCGGTACCGCCGCCAGAGCCACCAGCATCGCGAGACAAATCCAAAGGGACAATCGCTTCATTGTATCTTTCTCCTCCTCCGTCTTAAGTGTTGGAAATTGTTACCTCCCCATCTTAAGCCATTCTTTTCCGGAGAAGGATGACCGGTTTTGGCACTTTCATGACCTCGGGCCGTGCTCTTCCCGCCGTCTCGGGCCAGCCGGTTTTAGCCGGACACGTTTGGAGCAACTTTACTTTAGGAACGTCTGGAAAAAGGTTACACCGTCTGCCTCCCGCTATCCGGTTGACAGGGTCCTCCTCCTGCGCTATACTCCGTTTTATCGCATTTATTCTTACAACCTATAATTTAATAACATCTTCTTATTAAGAGAGGCGGAGGGAAAGGCCCGATGATGCCCGGCAACCGTCTCGTCCAATTTGGACGGGATACTTGGTGCCAATTCCTTCAGGGTCTAACCGGCTCTGGCAGATGAGAAGGGACAATGGACAATAAAGCCCCTTTTTCCCTTGTGAAAAAGGGGCCTTTGCTTTGTCGGCGATAATACCAACTCAAAAGGAGGGATCCTTGCATGATCGAGCTGCAAAGGCTCCATAAAAGCTACCCGGTCGGCACGAAGCTCATTCCGGCTCTTCGCGGCATCGACCTGTCGATCGCCAAAGGCGAGATCTTCGGCGTGATCGGCCATTCGGGCGCCGGCAAGAGCACCTTGATCCGGACAATCAACCTGCTCGAGAAGCCGACCTCCGGGAAGGTCATCGTGGACGGCGTCGAGCTCACCGCCCTCGACGGAAGCCGGCTTCAGGAGCAGCGGCGGCGGATCGGGATGATTTTTCAGCACTTCAACCTGTTGTCGTCCGCTACGGTAGCCGAGAACGTCGCTTTTCCGCTTACGCTTACGAAGCATTCCAAAGCCGAGGTGAAGCACAAGGTAAGCGAACTGCTCGCGCTTGTCGGCCTTGAAGCGCATGCGGACAAGTACCCGGCCCAGCTGTCGGGCGGCCAGAAGCAGCGGGTGGGCATCGCCCGGGCGCTCGCCAACGATCCCCACGTCCTGCTGTGCGATGAGGCCACCTCAGCGCTCGATCCGCAGACGACGAATTCGATTCTCTCCCTGCTGCGCGACATCAACCGCAGGTTCGGAATAACGATCGTGCTGATCACCCATGAAATGCACGTGATCCGCTCCGTCTGCGACCGGCTCGCGGTCATCGACGACGGGCAGATCGTGGAGGAGGGCAAGGTGATCGACGTCTTCCTGAAGCCGGAGCATCCGACCACCCGCGAATTTCTGGAGCAGGTCTCGGATTCCTCCGAGCTTGCCCGTGTCGTGGAAGGGGAGATAGCCTCCGGGAGCCGGAACATCTACCGGATCACTTTTGTCGGGGAACAGACGTACCAGCCGGTACTGGCCCAGGCGATCAAGGAGTCCGAGGCGACGTTCGTCATCCTGCAGGGGACGATCTCGCGGATGAAGGATACGCCGTACGGCCAGCTGGTCGTGGAATTGGAAGGAAGCCCCGTTCAGGTGGAGCAAACGATTGCCGCCTTGGCGGGACGCGGATTGGAGGTGGAGAAAATCGGATGAAAGAGATTAACCTGGAGAACATCCATTGGCCGGATATCGGAGATGCGACTCAGGATACGCTGATTATGCTCGGGCTCTCCACCCTGTTCACCGTTATGGTCGGACTGCCGATCGGCATCCTGCTGTTCCTGAGCTCCCGCGGCCAGCTTCTGCAGAACCGCGTCAGCTACACGGTGCTTTCCCTTATCGTCAACGTGCTGCGGTCCGTGCCGTTCATCATCCTGATGATTCTGGTCATCCCGCTTACCAAAATCCTTGTGGGAACGTCCATCGGGGTTAAGGGAACCATCCCGCCGCTGGTCATCGCCGCCGCGCCCTTCTTCGCCCGTCTCGTCGAAACTTCGCTCCGCGAGGTGGACCGCGGGGTGATCGAGGCCGCCCAGTCGATGGGCGCGAGCCGCTGGCAGATCGTGCGCAAGGTGCTCCTGCCCGAATCCCGGGCCGGCCTGATCGCCGCCATTACCATCACGTGTGTGACGCTGGTTTCGTACACCGCGATGGCGGGAACGATCGGCGGCGGGGGCTTAGGCGTTCTCGCGATCCGGTACGGCTACCAGCGCTTCCAGCCGGAGGTCATGGTCGTGACGGTCGTGATCCTGCTAATTCTCGTGCAGGTGCTTCAAACGATCGGCGACCGGCTCGTCATCCGGTTCAGCCGCAAATAACCGCTGCTCCGGTTGTACAAGCTATATCATCAACGGGCTTTACTATTAACCTAGAGAGAATTTCAAACCATTGGAGGGAACCATTCATGAAAAAACTGCTCGTCCTGCTCTTTGCCCTGACCCTTGTTCTCGCCGCCTGCGGCAGCAAGGATTCCGCTTCTCCATCGTCTTCTCCTTCGGGAGGCTCTTCGGCCGCACCGGCCAAAGCGGCTACCTTGAAGGTCGGCGCCACTGCCGTGCCCCATGCGGAAATCTTGAAGTTCATCCAGCCTAAGCTCAAGGAGCAGGGCGTGGATCTGCAAATTGTCGAGTTCAACGACTACGTACAGCCTAATGTTCAAGTAAACGAAAAGCAGCTGGACGCGAATTTCTTCCAGCATGCTCCCTACCTGGAGCAGTTCAACAAGGACAACAACGCCAAGCTCGTGAAAGTTGCCGGCGTCCACGTAGAACCGATGGGGGCTTACTCCAAGAAGATCAAGAAAATCGACGAGCTTAAGGACGGAGCGACCGTCATCATCCCGGACGATCCGACGAACAGCGGACGCGCTCTCGCTCTTCTCGAGAAGAACGGCCTGATTAAGCTTAAGGAAGGCGTCGGCGTAACCGGCACGGTCCGCGACATTACCGAGAACAAGAAGAACCTCAAGTTCAAGGAGCTCGAAGCCGCCATGCTGCCCCGTACGGTCGACGAAGCGGACCTGAGCGTGATCAATACGAACTTCGCCCTGGACGCCAAACTCGTCCCGACGAAGGACGCCCTGCTCCTGGAAGGCAAAGATTCCCCGTATGTCAACATTCTCGTCGCCCGTGAGGACAACAAAGATTCCGACGCCATGCAGAAGCTGGCCAAGGCCCTCAACACGCCGGAAGTGAAGAAATTCATCGAAGACACCTACAAAGGGGAAGTCGTTCCTGCCTTCTAAGACGAACCCACTTCTCCAGCAAAAACGCCGTTCCCGGCGGTCCTTCGCGGACCTGTTGGGAACGGCGTTTTTGGGTAGGATTAAGACGGAAGAACGAAGGTGAAGGCCCCTTTTTGCTGGTTGTCTGCCGTTTCCATTTTTTCCAGCAGAAGCTCCTTGCGGTAGATGCCGTCCTTCGCATTGCCGGGCTCGCCGGGGAAGAACAGCTGGGTGGTCAGCACCTTCCCCTTCGGGGCCTGCACCTTGACGTGGAGGTGCCGGGTGCGGCCCGGATAAAGGCCGGGCACGACCGTCTCCAGCCGGAAGGCTCCGCTGCTGTCCGTATACTGATGGCCGCGCAGGCGGAAGCCGGTGTTGTCGTAGCTTCCTTTGGAATCGGCCTGCCAGAAGTCCAGCAGCGCCCCCTGGACCGGCTGGCAGTCCCGGTTCAGGACGAAGCCGGACACCGTCAGCTTCACACCGGCCATCCCCTCCTCCAGCAAGGAGGAGCGTTCGGGAGAGTTGGGCGTGGAATACGGACCTTCCGTCACCTCGGGCGTGCCGTCCTCATGGCCGCATGCCGGAGTCGGGGGTAAGGAAGGGGACGGGGTCTGCCCTGCCGTTGGTACGGGTGAGGCGGACGGCTCCTCGGTTCCCCCCATTGAGGAGGCCCGGATTCCGCAGGCAGCCAGAACCGTCGAAGCGAGCAAGGTGATCCCCGCGGCGAGCACCTCTCTTCTGGTCATCCGGCGGGATTCCCACAGGCTGCTTCCTTCCCCGCTCTTCTGGTCTTTGTCTTGGTCTGGGCCATGGTCGTGGTCGTGATAGCGGCTCATTTCGCTCTCCTCCTTCTCTCGCTCCTATACCTCGGCAGCTGAAGAAGCCGGCTTGCGTCTGTTCAGAAGCTTCTCCGCGTAATACGTTAGAATGACGAAGACGCCCAGGATCCCCAAGTACGTAAGCAGCACGTTCCACGGACTTGCGCCCGGGAAGCCGCCCTTGCCGCCTTCGCGGAACGGGCTTTCCTCGCCTCCGCGCCGGGCCGGGCGCCCTTCGAAACCGGCAGCCCCGGTTCCGCCCCCCGTGCCCCCGTCTTTTCCGGCCACGCCGGCTTCCGAGGAAGCCGCTGCTTGGGAAGGAGCGGTACCGGCTCCGCTTCCGTTCGCGGCTCCTTCCGGCGGCATGCCTTCCCGCCTCATGCCCTCCGGCATCCCTTCGGGTCGTCCTCTTCCTTCACCCGGCATTCCCTGACCGGACGAGAAGAGCTGAGTGACGCCCTCCACCCGGTTCAGGAAGCCGGTGCTGTAGATTTGCCAGCCTCCGTACAGGAAGACGAGGAGGGCGGCCGCTTGAACCAGAAGGCCGGCGGTCCGGCGGCCTTTTTCCAGCCGAAAGAGCTTCCTGCCCACATTCATCAGCCACTTCCAATGAAGGCCGACGTGGACGCCCACGATGATAAGGGTCAGGAAGGAGACGGCGATATGGGTCCCCTTGAACCAGCCGACATTGCCCATGTGCAGGTCCCGGAAAACCACCTCCGAGATGAGAATTCCGCTTACGATAATAAAACTCATGCACGCGAGCAGCAGCAGGTTCAGCAAATAGCCGAAGCGGGTGCGCCCCGGCAGCTTCCGGTCGAACAGCTTGCGCGTCACGGTTGCCACCCAGCGCCCGTTCAGCAGAATATGAACGAGGAACACGCCGCCGATGCAGAGCCCGGCGATTTCGTGGAACGCGAGACCGCCCAGCACCCTTTTGTTATACAGCAGCACCAGTGTAACGGCCATCAGGATATCGATGGTGATTTTGACGTATGTTAATTTCTTCAAGTCAGCCAGCCCCCAGCTCCAAATAAGATTGTGCCTTCATCCTACAGGGGCAAGCTAAACCTGTGCTGAGCGCCGGCTGAAGATTTGCTGAAAATGCGGCTCAAAGCGACAAAGCGAAAACCTCCTGACGTTTCACCGCCTCGTATCCGATTCTTTGGTAGAACTCGTGGGCTTCCTTCCTTTGGCTGCCCGACCGGATGCGCATCATCCGGTATCCGCTCTCCCGGGCCCACTGCTCGCTCCGCCGCATCAGCTGCTCTCCCACCCTCTTCCGGCGCTGGGTGCCATCCACCACCAAACCGCCGATTTCCGCAAACGGCGGGGATTCGATCAGATGACGGCCGTGGACATGAACCCATCCGGCAAGCCCGCCTCCTTCGGCTTCCTGGACATAAACGGCATGATCCCTGTCTGCCAGCAGTCTTTCCAGCCGTTCTCCGGCCTCAAACTCCGTTATTTCATAGCCCAGCTGTGAAGACAGCCTAGCGACCTCCCGGGCATCTTCCTTAACCGCTTCTCTTATCATGGTCCTTCCTCCCTGGCCTTGTGTTATCGGCTTTTCTTTTCGGCTTACGGCAAGCTTACCAGATCGCCGCCTCGCGGTGAATGGTCCTTCCCTCATGCCTTCCCCACAGCAAAAAGCCCCGCTCCCCCAGGAGCCGGGCTGCTTAATGCCTCATACGCCAGCTTAAACCTGCTTCACACTCTCCGCCTTCCAAAACACGACCCCTTGGTCCGCCAGCCGCCGGTGAAGCTTGGGGATGGAGATGCCCGGGAAGTCGACGCCCTCTTCGAGCGCGCACGCCGCTGCGGCTCCAGCAGCCTGGCCGAGCGCATAGCAGGTCGCCTGCACGCGCATGGACGACATGGCGACGTGGGTCGCGGAGATCGACCGGCCCGCCACGAGGAGCCCTTTTACCCCTGTTGGAAGCATGCACCGGTACGGGATGTCGTAGCCGCTCAGGCTGCGTTCGTCGGTTGTTTTGGCCCCGTCCGGGCTGTGGATGTCGATCTCGTAATTCGTTTGGGCCACCACGTCTTCGAACCTCCGTCCGCTCGTCAGGTCGTCTTCCGTCAGTGTATAGCGGCCTTCGATCTGGTTCGTTTCCCTGACCCCGACCTGGCCGGGAATATGGGAGAGGACGTAGGTCTCAAATCCATTCCGCTGCAAATAGTGGGCCACGGAGAAAACCTGCCGAAGCGCTTCCTTCTCCGCATGGTTGATATCCTCAAGCTTGGCTCCGTTCCCCCGTACCCGGGTCATGTTAACAAGCAGGGTGCCGTCCTGGTTCTGCTCCCAATAAAGGTGCCTTCCCTGCGGGAGCTCGCTCATGGATTCATAATAATAGGCGTCCTCCGGAAGGTAAGGGGTGACCGGCTTCCCCGTATTCTGCATCATGAACATCAAGGTCATCGGCTGGGTCAGCCCGTCTCCTTCCCGCCCCGAATGGATCGGCACCCCGGCATCCTGGGCGACCCGCGCATCCCCCGTGCAGTCGATCACCTTGGCGCCGAGAAAAGCCCGGAGCCCCTCTCTTGTGTTTGCGACGATGCCCGTAACCGTATCCCCATCCATCACCGCCGAGGTGAAGCTCGCGTGGTAATAGACACGTACCCCTTCCTTCTCGAGCTTGCTGTTCAAGTAATGACGCAGCACGAACGGCGAATACTGCGGCCAGATCGAGCCCTCGTGGGAATCCGGGAGCCGGTCCGGAAGCACCTCGGCGATAATTTCCCGGTAAATCCCCGTTACGTTGCCCACGCCCATAAAAATACTGACGTTGCCGAGCGTGCCCATGCCGCCCAACTGGCCGGAATGCTCCAGAAGGATGACCTTAAGTCCGCTCCTCGCTCCGCTGATGGCGGCGGCGCATCCGGCCGGCCCGCCTCCCACCACGATAAGATCGGCTTGGTCGTGAACCGGAACCGTTCTCTCCATCCGTACCTTAGCTTGATCCATTCTTGTATCCTCCCCTTGCACCGATTTGCCCTCATTATAGGCAGGGAGACCGTTTTAATATAGTTTCATTTTTGTTACATTTAAACGGATAAACCAAGCCACGGAAAAAGGAGGAGACAAGCATGACCCGCCGAAAAAAGGTCACTCTCCGGATGATCGCCGACCGCCTTGGGGTAACGGTCCATACCGTATCCAAAGCCCTCCGCGGGCTTCCCGGAATGTCCGAGTCGACCCGCCGGGAAATCAGCGAAGCCGCCCGGGAGCTCGGCTACCGGACCAAGGCCCAGGCGGCCGGCTTGTCCGCCGAGCAGATCCCTTGGCCGGGGGCGGGCAAGCCCCGGCGGTTCGCTTTGCTGATGACCGGAGAGGCTCCCTTTCATCACCTTCAGGTCGAAGGGCTGCACCAGCGGCTGCACGAGCTCGGTCATGTTCTGACAACCGTGGTGCTTCCGAAGCCGCTGCAAACGGAAAGCGGGCTGCTCGAATGGATGGAGCGCAGCGGCCTCCTGTTCCTGGACGGGCTGTTCCTTCCCCCGGGTTTACCGGAGTGGATGGAGCTTGCTCTCGTCCGGCTGCCGCTCCCCGTCGTGATGATCAACTACCCTCCGGACGGCAGCCTGGCGGACAGCGTCATCTGGGACGTGCAGCACGCCGTCCACCTTAGCCTTAACCAGATGTACGAAGAGGGCCACCGCCGCATTCTTTTTGTCGGCGATACCCGGACCCAGCGCGGCTTCCGGCTCCGCTGGCAGGCCTTCCTCGATGCCTGCCAGCGGCTTGGCCTGCCCATGAGCCCGGACGAGCACGTGACCGGGCCGCCCGGAACGGGAACGGACTGGCTGAACAGCTTGACCGCCAAGCTCGCGGACGGCGGCTACACCGCGGTACTGTGCGCCTTGAACCGCGACGTCACTTGGGCGGCCGTCGCCTTGGAGAGGGCCGGGCTAACCGTGCCGGGCCACGTTTCGCTGATCGGAACCGATCATGAAGCTCATCCAGCCTATCCCGGGTTAACCCGCCCGGTGCTGCTGGTCCGTGAGGCGGCCGAGCGCGCCGCCGAGCTCATGTTGAGGCGGATCGGCAGCCCGCTTCTTCCGTTCGAGCATGTGAGGCTGCGAGGGGGCGCCTTCTTCCGCGGAGAAACGCTGGGGCCTCCCCCTCGGGAGAGCCGGCAACTAGCGGGCGGCCGCGAAGGCTGACCTTCGCCGGGTCCGCGGATAAGGGGCGACCTTTCCCGCGGACAACGCACGGTCCCCCCGCTTCCCGGTGTCCCGCCCGAACGGATGCTCCCTGGTCCTCCGTGCCTGCACTAGCTGCGGCGGAAGACCGTTTTGCGCAGCACGAGCGGAAGCCCGCCGATGGTGAACAGGTAGCCGGCATCGGCGAGCAGCTTCAGCACGTAGGCGAGCAGGCCGGTGACCGCTCGGCCGCCGACGACGCCGATGGCCTCCGCGCGGCCGAGCGTAGCCACCGTCCCCCGATGGTCGTAGCGGAACGGGGGAAGCCGGCGGCCGTGCAGCTGCGCCAGGAGGCTGTCGGCGGCGTAGCGGCCCTGCTGAACGGCGATCTGAGCCGTCGGCGGGTAGGGGGTCCCGCTCGGCCCTAGGACGAGGGCGCTGTCGCCGACGATGAACACCTCGCGGTGCTGCCTTGACCGGAGGCACGGGTCGACGGCCACCCGGCCCCGCGCCGTCTCGAAGCCCGCCTCCTCAAGGAGCCGGTTGCCCCGGACGCCCGCCGCCCAGATGACGGTCCCGGCTGGAATGAATTCGCCGTCCGAGAGACGGACGCCCTCCGGCGTGCACTCCCGGATGGAGGTGGTGAGCTTAAAGGAGACGCCCTTCGCAGTCAGCTTCTCCATTCCGTAGCGTACGAGCTCCCGCGGCATGCCGGGCGGCAGGGGCGCCGCCCCCGCCTCGATGCTGCAGATGCGCACGAGCGACGGGTCGACGTCAAACAGCCGGCAAAGCTCCGGCATCTTGTCCGCCAGCTCTCCGGCAAATTCCGTGCCGGTGAAGCCGGCTCCGCCGACCACGAACGTCAGGTAGTCGAGGCGCTTCGGCTGGGTTTTGTACTTCGCGAGCATGTAACGGATATGCTGGCGGATCAGGCGCACGCTGTTCGTGCTGCGAATCGTAAGCGCATGCTCCTTCAAGCCCGGGATGCCGAACATCTCCGGCTCGCTTCCGAGCCCCGCGATGAGATAATCGTAGCGGAGCACGCCCCGGTCGGTGACCACTTTACGCTCCGTCGGCTCCAACCTCTGAACCTCCGCCTTAAGCAAACGGGTCCGGCGGCTGTTAAGCATCTCCTTAAGGTCGACCCTGGCGTTATCCGGATGATCGGTGCCTGCGGCGGATTTGTGCAAATGGGTGGTCAGCGTGTGGTAGTCATGCTTGTTGACAAGCGTGACCTCCGCCTCTCCCCGCCTCAGTTTCTTCTGCAGCCGGAGCGCCGCGGCCAGTCCGCCGTAGCCCGCTCCCAGGATGACGATTCTCTTCGGGTTCCCCATTGCCTTCACGCCTTTCCGGATGGGTTCGTGCCCACTTCGGTGATGTACTTCCATCATACGAAGCCGGGCGCAAAAGGTTCATGGAGAAGCCGGCGTCTCCTCCGTCTTCGTCAGCCGCACCCTTTCCCTTAAGCTTTAACGCGGTTTCCGTTGGAGACCCCATCCTGTCAAGTGTTACCTGGCAGGATGGGGTAATCTGGATAACCCTTTTCCTGCAAAAAGCCCGCCTGTCCCTAATCCCGGACGGCGGGCTTCTGTTTACTCCTATAACCATTAACGCCTATATAAATTTCATAAGTTCTGCGGCGCGCCCTCAAGCAGAGCCTGCCATGCCGCTATCGGCTGCCTTGCGGAAGAGGCCTGCCGGCAAGCCGGGCCGGGCCTCT contains:
- a CDS encoding methionine ABC transporter ATP-binding protein; this encodes MIELQRLHKSYPVGTKLIPALRGIDLSIAKGEIFGVIGHSGAGKSTLIRTINLLEKPTSGKVIVDGVELTALDGSRLQEQRRRIGMIFQHFNLLSSATVAENVAFPLTLTKHSKAEVKHKVSELLALVGLEAHADKYPAQLSGGQKQRVGIARALANDPHVLLCDEATSALDPQTTNSILSLLRDINRRFGITIVLITHEMHVIRSVCDRLAVIDDGQIVEEGKVIDVFLKPEHPTTREFLEQVSDSSELARVVEGEIASGSRNIYRITFVGEQTYQPVLAQAIKESEATFVILQGTISRMKDTPYGQLVVELEGSPVQVEQTIAALAGRGLEVEKIG
- a CDS encoding methionine ABC transporter permease → MKEINLENIHWPDIGDATQDTLIMLGLSTLFTVMVGLPIGILLFLSSRGQLLQNRVSYTVLSLIVNVLRSVPFIILMILVIPLTKILVGTSIGVKGTIPPLVIAAAPFFARLVETSLREVDRGVIEAAQSMGASRWQIVRKVLLPESRAGLIAAITITCVTLVSYTAMAGTIGGGGLGVLAIRYGYQRFQPEVMVVTVVILLILVQVLQTIGDRLVIRFSRK
- a CDS encoding MetQ/NlpA family ABC transporter substrate-binding protein, with protein sequence MKKLLVLLFALTLVLAACGSKDSASPSSSPSGGSSAAPAKAATLKVGATAVPHAEILKFIQPKLKEQGVDLQIVEFNDYVQPNVQVNEKQLDANFFQHAPYLEQFNKDNNAKLVKVAGVHVEPMGAYSKKIKKIDELKDGATVIIPDDPTNSGRALALLEKNGLIKLKEGVGVTGTVRDITENKKNLKFKELEAAMLPRTVDEADLSVINTNFALDAKLVPTKDALLLEGKDSPYVNILVAREDNKDSDAMQKLAKALNTPEVKKFIEDTYKGEVVPAF
- a CDS encoding dioxygenase family protein, whose amino-acid sequence is MSRYHDHDHGPDQDKDQKSGEGSSLWESRRMTRREVLAAGITLLASTVLAACGIRASSMGGTEEPSASPVPTAGQTPSPSLPPTPACGHEDGTPEVTEGPYSTPNSPERSSLLEEGMAGVKLTVSGFVLNRDCQPVQGALLDFWQADSKGSYDNTGFRLRGHQYTDSSGAFRLETVVPGLYPGRTRHLHVKVQAPKGKVLTTQLFFPGEPGNAKDGIYRKELLLEKMETADNQQKGAFTFVLPS
- a CDS encoding DUF4405 domain-containing protein, which translates into the protein MKKLTYVKITIDILMAVTLVLLYNKRVLGGLAFHEIAGLCIGGVFLVHILLNGRWVATVTRKLFDRKLPGRTRFGYLLNLLLLACMSFIIVSGILISEVVFRDLHMGNVGWFKGTHIAVSFLTLIIVGVHVGLHWKWLMNVGRKLFRLEKGRRTAGLLVQAAALLVFLYGGWQIYSTGFLNRVEGVTQLFSSGQGMPGEGRGRPEGMPEGMRREGMPPEGAANGSGAGTAPSQAAASSEAGVAGKDGGTGGGTGAAGFEGRPARRGGEESPFREGGKGGFPGASPWNVLLTYLGILGVFVILTYYAEKLLNRRKPASSAAEV
- a CDS encoding GNAT family N-acetyltransferase; amino-acid sequence: MIREAVKEDAREVARLSSQLGYEITEFEAGERLERLLADRDHAVYVQEAEGGGLAGWVHVHGRHLIESPPFAEIGGLVVDGTQRRKRVGEQLMRRSEQWARESGYRMMRIRSGSQRKEAHEFYQRIGYEAVKRQEVFALSL
- a CDS encoding FAD-dependent oxidoreductase, with translation MDQAKVRMERTVPVHDQADLIVVGGGPAGCAAAISGARSGLKVILLEHSGQLGGMGTLGNVSIFMGVGNVTGIYREIIAEVLPDRLPDSHEGSIWPQYSPFVLRHYLNSKLEKEGVRVYYHASFTSAVMDGDTVTGIVANTREGLRAFLGAKVIDCTGDARVAQDAGVPIHSGREGDGLTQPMTLMFMMQNTGKPVTPYLPEDAYYYESMSELPQGRHLYWEQNQDGTLLVNMTRVRGNGAKLEDINHAEKEALRQVFSVAHYLQRNGFETYVLSHIPGQVGVRETNQIEGRYTLTEDDLTSGRRFEDVVAQTNYEIDIHSPDGAKTTDERSLSGYDIPYRCMLPTGVKGLLVAGRSISATHVAMSSMRVQATCYALGQAAGAAAACALEEGVDFPGISIPKLHRRLADQGVVFWKAESVKQV
- a CDS encoding LacI family DNA-binding transcriptional regulator: MTRRKKVTLRMIADRLGVTVHTVSKALRGLPGMSESTRREISEAARELGYRTKAQAAGLSAEQIPWPGAGKPRRFALLMTGEAPFHHLQVEGLHQRLHELGHVLTTVVLPKPLQTESGLLEWMERSGLLFLDGLFLPPGLPEWMELALVRLPLPVVMINYPPDGSLADSVIWDVQHAVHLSLNQMYEEGHRRILFVGDTRTQRGFRLRWQAFLDACQRLGLPMSPDEHVTGPPGTGTDWLNSLTAKLADGGYTAVLCALNRDVTWAAVALERAGLTVPGHVSLIGTDHEAHPAYPGLTRPVLLVREAAERAAELMLRRIGSPLLPFEHVRLRGGAFFRGETLGPPPRESRQLAGGREG
- a CDS encoding NAD(P)/FAD-dependent oxidoreductase — protein: MGNPKRIVILGAGYGGLAAALRLQKKLRRGEAEVTLVNKHDYHTLTTHLHKSAAGTDHPDNARVDLKEMLNSRRTRLLKAEVQRLEPTERKVVTDRGVLRYDYLIAGLGSEPEMFGIPGLKEHALTIRSTNSVRLIRQHIRYMLAKYKTQPKRLDYLTFVVGGAGFTGTEFAGELADKMPELCRLFDVDPSLVRICSIEAGAAPLPPGMPRELVRYGMEKLTAKGVSFKLTTSIRECTPEGVRLSDGEFIPAGTVIWAAGVRGNRLLEEAGFETARGRVAVDPCLRSRQHREVFIVGDSALVLGPSGTPYPPTAQIAVQQGRYAADSLLAQLHGRRLPPFRYDHRGTVATLGRAEAIGVVGGRAVTGLLAYVLKLLADAGYLFTIGGLPLVLRKTVFRRS